The following proteins come from a genomic window of Corallococcus sp. NCRR:
- a CDS encoding type 2 lanthipeptide synthetase LanM family protein, which produces MKEGSKMGAWEKAAFLHEREATEEGPSAPAIQKAESRLQAWRRSTLGDEASFDERLRSVGLDAASFVRRLASSTPRPEALTWLPLLEEVLSDGAADVALPSSVDPGPRMRVSSLTRRFLQLGLRRLRAGVDALSARTGLAADALLDARAEAWLVDALEQRLMQTATRSLVLELNVARLRGELQGETPQARFEHFALHHLETPGRLAAFLEEYPVLARLLVTSLERWIQTSLELLTHLAEDRESLVAVLGAGVDPGPLVEARTGAGDSHREGRSVALLTFRSGLRVVYKPRSLEIEARYQDLLEQLERWGLRHPHRRLKVLTRATHGWVEHVETGGCDDRDAVARFYWRQGSQLALLYLLRGVDLHSGNLLAAGEFPVLVDLEGLFHQLPPPRADDTAASRAARFLERSVISSGLLPTLMFGREGRAGVELSGLGGEAGQLFPHAAPMLEDRARDTLHVVRKQPATAGAHNRPLLEGRPVDVTEFGPCIEEGFQETYGLLLQHRGEVARRLEGFRDVEVRHIARATMRYGFLLQEGLHPDFLRDALDRDQLLDKLWAEVRVRPALARLTPSEHEDLRLGDVPVFTARPGSRHVWDSRGLCIPDHLPSAGLEGSRQLLADMGPEDCADQVALIRQSLVTLEREREPVAPRVSGSAGDALPPPATPEACLAGAIQLGELLAARAIHGAHDVGWIGVGLQDLERRRWGLSPLRTDLFDGVGGVALFLGYLAAVTGREDFAVLARRAAVPVREQWRAPESQDPSGVGAFAGRAANVYVLGHLAVALDDTELLDEVHAGLASLEAKIDADTALDLVAGVAGTALVLMRLHQQTGSAEALRLARKCGERMLQTASDTGHGGRAWVVPAAGRALTGLAHGAAGLVWALLELATLTGDERYREAARQGLAFERALFVPERGNWKDLRTSKEGEPLVPGGFMTAWCNGAAGGVLARLLSLRHLDDSRLRDEVVAGLATVQREGFGGSHCLCHGDVGNLEVLHLAGEVLGDGAWKEAARSRAARVLAQGQDGVWRCGLPRFTEAPGLMLGLAGIGMGLLRLAAPDFVPSVLSLQAPRPLPPRQVMFSPLPR; this is translated from the coding sequence ATGAAAGAAGGCTCGAAGATGGGTGCGTGGGAGAAGGCTGCCTTCCTCCATGAGCGGGAGGCCACGGAAGAGGGCCCTTCCGCCCCGGCGATCCAGAAGGCCGAGTCGCGCCTCCAGGCGTGGCGGCGCAGCACGCTGGGAGACGAGGCGTCCTTCGACGAGCGGCTCCGCAGCGTGGGGCTGGACGCGGCGTCCTTCGTGCGCAGGCTCGCGAGTAGCACCCCGCGTCCGGAAGCACTGACCTGGCTGCCGCTCCTGGAAGAGGTGCTGTCGGATGGCGCGGCCGACGTCGCCCTCCCCTCCTCCGTGGATCCTGGTCCGCGGATGCGCGTGTCGTCCCTGACGCGCCGGTTCCTCCAACTGGGCTTGCGGCGGCTGCGGGCCGGCGTGGATGCGCTGTCCGCCCGGACCGGCCTGGCCGCCGACGCGTTGCTGGATGCGCGCGCTGAAGCCTGGCTCGTGGACGCGCTGGAGCAGCGGCTGATGCAGACCGCGACCCGGTCGCTGGTGCTGGAGCTCAACGTGGCCCGGCTGCGCGGAGAGCTGCAGGGTGAAACACCCCAGGCGCGCTTCGAGCACTTCGCCCTGCACCACCTGGAGACCCCGGGCCGGCTCGCCGCGTTCCTGGAGGAGTACCCGGTGCTGGCGCGGCTCCTGGTGACGTCGCTGGAGCGCTGGATCCAGACGAGCCTGGAGCTGCTGACGCACCTGGCGGAGGACCGGGAGTCCCTGGTGGCCGTGCTCGGCGCGGGGGTGGATCCAGGGCCGCTCGTGGAGGCGCGCACCGGCGCGGGGGATTCGCACCGCGAGGGCCGCAGCGTGGCGCTGCTGACCTTCCGCTCCGGTCTACGGGTCGTCTACAAGCCGCGGTCGCTGGAGATCGAGGCGCGCTACCAGGACCTGCTGGAGCAGTTGGAGCGCTGGGGCCTGCGCCATCCGCACCGCCGGCTGAAGGTGCTGACGCGCGCGACCCACGGCTGGGTGGAGCACGTCGAGACCGGCGGATGCGACGACCGCGACGCCGTGGCGCGCTTCTACTGGCGGCAGGGCAGCCAACTGGCTCTGCTGTATCTGCTGCGCGGCGTGGACCTCCACTCCGGCAACCTCCTCGCCGCCGGGGAGTTCCCCGTGCTGGTGGACCTGGAGGGGCTCTTCCATCAGCTGCCCCCACCCCGCGCCGACGACACGGCGGCGTCCCGTGCCGCGCGCTTCCTGGAGCGGTCGGTGATCAGCAGCGGCCTGCTGCCCACGCTCATGTTCGGCAGGGAGGGCCGGGCCGGCGTGGAGCTGAGTGGCCTGGGCGGCGAGGCCGGCCAGCTCTTCCCGCACGCGGCGCCCATGCTGGAGGACCGCGCCCGGGACACCCTGCACGTCGTCCGCAAACAGCCGGCCACCGCGGGGGCCCACAACCGCCCGCTGCTGGAGGGCCGGCCCGTGGACGTCACGGAGTTCGGGCCGTGCATCGAAGAGGGCTTCCAGGAGACATACGGGCTGCTGCTCCAGCATCGCGGGGAAGTGGCGCGGAGGCTCGAGGGGTTCCGGGACGTGGAGGTGCGCCACATCGCCCGGGCGACGATGCGCTACGGCTTCCTCCTCCAGGAGGGCCTGCACCCGGACTTCCTGCGCGACGCGCTCGACCGGGACCAGTTGCTCGACAAGCTGTGGGCGGAGGTCCGCGTGCGCCCCGCGCTGGCGCGGCTGACGCCCTCCGAGCACGAGGACCTCCGGCTGGGAGACGTGCCTGTCTTCACCGCGCGGCCGGGTTCCCGCCACGTCTGGGACAGCCGGGGGCTCTGCATCCCGGATCATCTGCCGAGCGCCGGCCTGGAGGGCTCGCGCCAGTTGCTCGCGGACATGGGCCCCGAGGACTGCGCCGACCAGGTGGCGCTGATCCGCCAGTCGCTGGTGACGCTCGAACGCGAGCGGGAGCCCGTGGCGCCCCGCGTGTCGGGGTCCGCCGGGGATGCCCTGCCCCCGCCCGCCACGCCCGAGGCGTGCCTGGCCGGCGCGATTCAATTGGGCGAACTGCTGGCGGCCCGCGCCATCCATGGGGCCCACGACGTGGGCTGGATTGGCGTGGGCCTCCAGGACCTGGAGCGCCGTCGCTGGGGGCTCTCTCCCCTGCGCACGGACCTCTTCGACGGCGTGGGAGGCGTGGCGCTCTTCCTCGGCTACCTGGCGGCGGTGACCGGCCGCGAGGACTTCGCGGTGCTGGCGCGCAGGGCGGCGGTGCCGGTGCGCGAGCAGTGGCGCGCGCCCGAGTCCCAGGACCCCTCCGGCGTGGGAGCGTTCGCGGGACGCGCCGCGAACGTCTACGTCCTCGGCCACCTCGCCGTGGCGCTGGACGACACCGAACTGCTGGACGAAGTCCACGCGGGCCTGGCCTCGCTGGAGGCGAAGATCGACGCGGACACGGCGCTGGACCTGGTCGCGGGCGTCGCGGGGACCGCGCTGGTGCTGATGCGGCTCCACCAGCAGACCGGCAGCGCGGAGGCGCTCCGTCTGGCGCGCAAGTGCGGCGAGCGGATGCTCCAGACGGCGAGCGACACCGGGCACGGTGGACGCGCCTGGGTGGTGCCCGCCGCCGGGCGCGCGCTCACGGGCCTGGCCCACGGCGCGGCCGGCCTGGTCTGGGCGCTGCTGGAGCTGGCCACGCTCACCGGCGACGAGCGCTACCGGGAGGCCGCGCGCCAGGGATTGGCCTTCGAGCGGGCCCTGTTCGTCCCGGAGCGCGGCAACTGGAAGGATCTGCGCACGTCGAAGGAAGGCGAGCCGCTGGTGCCCGGCGGCTTCATGACGGCCTGGTGCAACGGGGCCGCGGGCGGAGTCCTGGCCCGGCTGCTGTCGCTGCGCCACCTGGACGATTCGCGGCTGCGTGACGAGGTCGTCGCGGGGCTCGCCACCGTGCAGCGCGAAGGCTTCGGCGGCAGCCACTGCCTGTGCCACGGGGACGTGGGCAACCTGGAGGTGCTGCATCTGGCGGGTGAGGTGCTGGGAGACGGGGCCTGGAAGGAGGCCGCGCGCTCGCGGGCCGCGCGGGTGCTGGCCCAGGGCCAGGACGGAGTGTGGCGCTGCGGCCTGCCGAGGTTCACCGAGGCGCCAGGGCTGATGCTGGGACTGGCCGGCATCGGCATGGGGCTCTTGCGCCTCGCCGCGCCCGACTTCGTGCCGTCCGTGCTGTCCCTCCAGGCTCCGCGCCCCCTGCCCCCTCGGCAGGTCATGTTCTCGCCGCTCCCGAGGTGA